In Clostridium sporogenes, one genomic interval encodes:
- a CDS encoding cytochrome P450 has protein sequence MLIEEHIPKDKGLDNTFALLQEGYLFIKNRADRYQSNLFETHLFGQKVICMTGEKAAKLFYNKELFQRNGAAPKRVQKTLFGENAIQTMDDEEHIHRKHLFMSLMNPPSQKILAELVMEKWKSSIDKWENGKEIVLFNEAKETLCQISCKWAGVPLHKSEIKNRAEDFNLMVNALGAIGPQYWKGKMARSRAEKWIRGIIQDVRSGRLDAEEGSPLYAMAFHRDLDGNQMDTSMAAIELINVLRPIVAISTFITFAALGLYEHPECKEKLISGGDSYVEMFAQEVRRYYPFAPFLGARVRKDFILNECEFKKGMLVLLDMYGTNHDLQIWKKPNEFYPERFREWKGSLFDFIPQGGGDPVKTHRCPGEGITMEIMKVSLDFLVNKIGFQVPKQDLSYSLIKIPALPKSGFIMNNIKRKF, from the coding sequence ATGTTAATAGAGGAACATATTCCAAAGGATAAAGGCCTTGACAACACTTTCGCATTGTTACAGGAGGGATATTTATTTATCAAAAATAGGGCCGACAGGTATCAGTCTAACTTGTTTGAAACTCACTTATTTGGACAAAAGGTAATATGCATGACTGGGGAGAAAGCGGCAAAGTTATTTTACAATAAGGAACTGTTTCAACGAAATGGTGCAGCACCTAAACGGGTACAAAAAACCTTATTTGGCGAAAATGCAATTCAGACTATGGATGATGAAGAACATATTCATAGAAAGCACCTTTTTATGTCATTGATGAATCCACCATCTCAAAAAATATTAGCTGAACTTGTAATGGAGAAATGGAAATCTTCTATTGATAAATGGGAGAATGGCAAGGAGATTGTACTTTTTAATGAGGCAAAAGAAACTTTATGCCAGATATCATGCAAATGGGCAGGAGTTCCATTACATAAATCAGAAATAAAAAATCGGGCAGAGGATTTTAATTTAATGGTTAATGCTTTAGGGGCAATTGGACCACAGTATTGGAAAGGGAAAATGGCTAGATCCAGAGCGGAAAAGTGGATAAGAGGGATCATCCAAGATGTTCGTTCTGGTAGGCTGGATGCAGAAGAAGGTTCACCACTATATGCTATGGCTTTTCATAGGGATCTTGATGGCAATCAAATGGATACCTCAATGGCAGCCATAGAACTTATTAATGTACTGCGTCCTATTGTTGCTATTTCAACCTTCATTACCTTTGCAGCTTTAGGCCTATATGAACATCCAGAATGTAAAGAAAAATTAATTTCAGGTGGCGACAGCTATGTTGAAATGTTTGCACAGGAAGTTCGCAGATACTATCCTTTCGCTCCTTTTCTTGGTGCAAGAGTGAGAAAGGATTTTATATTGAATGAATGTGAATTTAAAAAGGGAATGTTGGTGTTACTTGATATGTATGGTACGAACCATGATTTACAGATATGGAAAAAGCCTAATGAGTTCTATCCAGAGAGGTTTAGAGAATGGAAAGGGAGCTTATTTGATTTTATTCCTCAGGGTGGAGGTGATCCTGTCAAGACACACCGTTGTCCAGGAGAGGGCATTACCATGGAAATTATGAAAGTAAGCTTAGATTTTCTTGTTAACAAGATTGGATTCCAAGTCCCTAAGCAGGATTTAAGTTATAGTTTAATAAAAATACCTGCATTACCTAAAAGTGGATTTATCATGAACAATATTAAAAGAAAATTTTAA
- a CDS encoding LDCC motif putative metal-binding protein produces MFKFLKIFLKKLEQQNSKSFGNNKLDCCDLNKSNNNRKTDNKSK; encoded by the coding sequence ATGTTTAAGTTTTTAAAGATTTTTCTAAAAAAATTAGAACAGCAAAATAGTAAATCTTTTGGCAATAATAAGCTTGACTGTTGTGATTTAAATAAGTCAAATAATAATAGAAAAACTGATAATAAGAGTAAGTAG
- a CDS encoding sensor histidine kinase, giving the protein MHTIRKRLSILFVICSVAGILLVTLFVNATINNKFDAYMVDVQDKRYQRIVSYFEEVYKTQGKWTKNSGIELMHEAHMGNYCLTLLDINKKTIWGMKPEDIRLNTMPVKDRGVYNTKTFEIKSEGKVVGHVDIGQYSSLLLSEEDISFKTSINKSIVASGILTLVIIIIISLYFSKQFSIPIKEVANLSVNLSKGNFDAKSSIESNIEELENLRRSVNILAEKLKHQDSLRRRLVSDISHEIRTPLNVLQNNLEAMIDGVLPVTEERLNYLNEEVVRFGKLLNNLNMLKEFESESIKLNFQTIFLDELIADICSDFYVAAENKNIKLQYHIENYEDYSITGDKDKLKQAFINLLSNALKFTEDGGKVIIKLYTSDKNIVVEVKDNGVGIKEKDLPFIFERLYRGDKSRHQFEGNGIGLTIVKNIFQIHYASIDIESEEGKGTTFKVYFHRM; this is encoded by the coding sequence GTGCATACAATAAGAAAAAGATTAAGTATTTTATTTGTTATTTGCTCAGTAGCAGGAATATTGCTTGTTACATTGTTTGTAAATGCAACTATAAATAACAAATTTGATGCATATATGGTGGATGTCCAAGATAAAAGATACCAGAGAATAGTATCTTACTTTGAAGAAGTATATAAAACACAAGGAAAGTGGACTAAAAATTCTGGTATTGAGTTAATGCATGAAGCTCATATGGGAAATTATTGTTTGACACTTCTAGATATTAATAAAAAAACTATATGGGGTATGAAACCAGAGGATATAAGATTAAATACAATGCCTGTAAAAGATAGAGGGGTTTATAACACTAAGACTTTTGAAATTAAATCAGAAGGCAAGGTAGTTGGACATGTGGATATTGGACAGTATTCTTCTTTATTGTTATCTGAAGAAGATATAAGCTTTAAGACATCTATAAATAAGAGTATTGTTGCTAGTGGAATTCTAACTCTTGTTATTATAATTATCATAAGTCTTTATTTTTCTAAACAATTTTCAATTCCAATTAAGGAAGTAGCTAATTTGTCCGTAAATTTGTCAAAAGGAAATTTTGATGCGAAATCAAGCATTGAAAGTAATATTGAAGAGCTAGAAAATTTGAGAAGAAGTGTTAATATATTAGCTGAAAAATTAAAGCATCAAGATTCTCTAAGAAGAAGATTAGTTTCTGACATATCTCATGAAATTAGAACTCCACTAAATGTATTGCAAAATAACCTAGAGGCAATGATAGATGGAGTTTTACCTGTTACAGAAGAAAGATTAAATTATTTAAATGAGGAAGTAGTTAGATTTGGTAAATTATTAAATAACTTAAATATGCTAAAAGAGTTTGAGTCTGAAAGTATTAAGCTTAATTTTCAAACAATATTTTTAGATGAATTAATTGCAGATATATGTAGTGATTTTTATGTAGCAGCGGAAAACAAGAATATTAAACTACAATACCATATAGAAAATTATGAGGATTATAGTATAACTGGAGATAAAGATAAATTAAAACAAGCATTTATAAATTTACTTTCTAATGCTCTTAAATTTACAGAAGATGGGGGAAAGGTAATAATTAAATTATATACAAGTGATAAAAATATTGTTGTAGAAGTTAAGGATAATGGTGTAGGAATTAAGGAGAAAGATTTGCCTTTTATATTTGAGAGACTTTATAGAGGAGACAAGAGTAGGCACCAATTTGAAGGAAATGGTATAGGCTTAACTATTGTGAAGAATATATTTCAGATTCATTATGCAAGCATAGATATTGAAAGTGAAGAAGGTAAAGGAACTACTTTTAAGGTTTATTTTCATAGAATGTAA
- a CDS encoding response regulator transcription factor — protein MSSILIIEDEKRVSEVLKAYLEKEGYKVYCTTKGLEGIEIFKSIDIQLIILDLMLPDISGEEVCKIIRQGSDVHIFMLTAKGALDDRIEGLNIGADEYLIKPFSPRELTARVNALFRRLSADNSTSNLIFDDGKLSIDYDKRIVKVNGKEVSITPNEFDILYALVSNKGKVLSREQLIDKIFGIDFEGYDRTIDVHIKNIRKKIEEDTKNPKYIVTVMKVGYKFGGEN, from the coding sequence ATGAGTAGTATTTTAATAATTGAAGACGAAAAAAGAGTTTCTGAAGTTTTAAAAGCTTATTTAGAGAAAGAAGGATATAAAGTATATTGCACTACAAAAGGATTAGAAGGTATAGAAATATTCAAATCAATTGATATACAATTAATAATTCTAGATTTAATGCTGCCGGATATCAGTGGGGAAGAAGTGTGTAAAATAATACGACAAGGTTCAGATGTGCATATTTTTATGTTAACAGCAAAAGGAGCTTTAGATGATAGAATAGAGGGCTTAAATATTGGTGCAGATGAATATTTGATTAAGCCATTTAGTCCTAGAGAACTTACAGCGAGGGTCAATGCTCTTTTTAGAAGGTTAAGTGCAGATAATAGTACTTCAAATTTAATTTTTGATGATGGAAAGTTAAGCATTGATTATGATAAAAGGATTGTAAAAGTTAATGGGAAAGAAGTTTCAATTACTCCAAATGAGTTTGATATACTGTATGCCCTTGTTTCAAACAAGGGAAAAGTGTTATCAAGAGAACAACTCATAGATAAAATATTTGGTATTGATTTTGAAGGGTATGATAGAACTATTGATGTTCATATAAAGAATATTCGTAAAAAGATAGAAGAAGATACTAAGAATCCTAAATATATTGTTACAGTTATGAAGGTAGGTTATAAATTTGGTGGTGAGAATTAA